The DNA window CAGACAAGGAAACATATTAAATATGGAAAAAAGAGACTTTATTAAATTAATGGGCTTAGGTTTATCATCAGCTTTTGTTTCCCCTTTATTATTCGCTTCAAGTAGCAATCAGAATGTCCCTTCGTATCTAAAAGGCTATGAGCAATTGTATTTAGAAAATCCTCGAAAAGCAGCATTAGAGTTTTTTAAAAACGCAAAATTTGGATTGTTCATACATTATGGATTGTATAGTCTATTAGAAGGTGTTTGGCAAGGGAAAAATTCTAAACCTTCAGAATGGATACAACATCGTGGAAAAATACACGTAAAAGAATATGAGAAATTGACGTCAAAATTTACAGCTGAAAATTTTGATGCAGACTTTATTACAGATATGGCACTGGAGGCTGGAATGAAATACATTAATCTTACTACACGACACCATGATAGCTTTTGCCTTTTTGATACATTATACACAGAGTTTAATAGTGTAAATAGCCCAGCAAAACGAGACTTGGTTGCAGAACTTTCAGAACAATGTCAGAAAAAAGGATTGGCTTTGTTTCTTTATTATTCTCACGGAAGAGATTGGAGACATCCACACGCTCCGAACAATGAAGGTTGGGGAGGAGCAGCACGTCCAAAATATGAAATCAAAGAAAAATCATATAAATATGGAGAAGAACATAATCTTCAAATATATGTTGACTTCATGAAAAATCAAATTACGGAACTCTTAACAAATTACGGACCTATAGCTGGAATCTGGCTTGATGGAATTGGAGTACCTAATAAAGGAAAAGGGAATAATAATAAAGAAATGTTTAAGTGTCAAGAACTATACGATCATATACATTCCTTACAACCTCAAGTATTAGTATCATATAAGCAAGGTTTATTAGGTACGGAAGATTTTAAAGCTCCAGAGCGTCATTTTAAGGGAGTATCAAATGTACCTCTTGAATTATGTGATACATTACAGCCATATTCTTGGGGTTATGCAAAGAGTGATGATAAAGGACACAAAACCCCTGATAACGTAATGAAAATTTTAAAAGACGCTGAACAAAAGAATGCAAACCTTTTATTAAACACAGGACTACTCCCTGACGGCTCAGTACATGCAGATGATATAAAAACACTCAAGGAAGTTGGAAAGCGTTTACAAAAAGGGTAGAAGATTACAAGAAAATTATTCTACCTTTTAATGAAAAAATAAAATTATAGATATTGACGGAATAACAAAAACATGAAAATAACGCCACACAACACCGTGTATAATTCATTGCTAGTACTCGCCTACTTACGAAAATCCTCTCGGATTTTCTATTCGGTTTGTATTTGCTAAATTAGTTGCTGAAACACGCAACGAAATCATACACAAAACCGTTGT is part of the Psychroserpens ponticola genome and encodes:
- a CDS encoding alpha-L-fucosidase, with the translated sequence MEKRDFIKLMGLGLSSAFVSPLLFASSSNQNVPSYLKGYEQLYLENPRKAALEFFKNAKFGLFIHYGLYSLLEGVWQGKNSKPSEWIQHRGKIHVKEYEKLTSKFTAENFDADFITDMALEAGMKYINLTTRHHDSFCLFDTLYTEFNSVNSPAKRDLVAELSEQCQKKGLALFLYYSHGRDWRHPHAPNNEGWGGAARPKYEIKEKSYKYGEEHNLQIYVDFMKNQITELLTNYGPIAGIWLDGIGVPNKGKGNNNKEMFKCQELYDHIHSLQPQVLVSYKQGLLGTEDFKAPERHFKGVSNVPLELCDTLQPYSWGYAKSDDKGHKTPDNVMKILKDAEQKNANLLLNTGLLPDGSVHADDIKTLKEVGKRLQKG